AGGGCGGAGGTAAATCTGAATACAGGTATATCTAAGTTATTCAGTTGTCCCCAGACACCGGGTAAGAACCGCGTCCGAGGCGTTCTAAAAGCCATAAAGAAAAAATAAAGGTCCCTTCCGTACCCTCTACGTTCAATGACAGATATTACAAGAGATCCAACGGGCTCACCAAAGCCCATACAAGGCTCGAAGAAGGGTCCGAAGCTTGTCGCCGACAATCAGGGTCTTTTTGCAAAAAACTTGGGAAAGCGATTTAAAAAACGACCCGTGGTTCGCGGTGTGTCGCTGTCGATACAACGAGGTGAGGTCATCGGATTGCTCGGGCCAAATGGGGCCGGCAAGACCACTTGTTTTTATATGATCACCGGTCTGATCTCACCGGATTACGGCACAGTCATCATCGACGGTCATGACATCACAGATTTACCAATGTATCGCCGGGCACGCTTAGGCATCGGTTATCTGCCTCAAGAAGCCTCTATTTTTAGAGGGCTATCGGTAGAAAATAATATTTTAGCGGTGCTTGAAGTCGTTGAAAAAGACGGTGACCGTCGCGAGGCGATTTTAGAAGCGCTGCTGGCTGAATTTTCAATCACCCATTTACGGCGTGCACCAGCCTTGGCTTTGTCAGGCGGCGAACGGCGGCGGGTCGAAATTGCCCGCGCCCTGGCGACCAATCCACACTTTATCTTATTGGATGAACCGTTCGCTGGAATTGATCCGATTGCCGTCGGCGACATCCGGGATTTGGTCATGCACCTTAAAACCCGCGGGATCGGGGTCCTTATTACGGATCATAATGTTCGTGAGACCTTGGATGTTATTGACCGTGCCTACATAATTCATGATGGAATGGTCCTCATGGAGGGGGCTCCTTCCGATATCGTCGGAAATGCAGATGTCAGGCGCATTTATTTGGGTGACCGGTTTAACCTATAATCCTCATGAGTCGATGTGCCCGTGTTATGGGTATTTTGGACGTCACAGAGGCTGGAGAGGGGGCGTCAGATAATGGCAATAAGTCCCCGCCTGGAACTCAGGGTCGGCCAAACCCTGGTCATGACACCGCAGCTTCAGCAAGCCATCAAGCTGCTGCAATATTCCAACATAGAATTGGCCGAATTCGTTGAGAACGAACTCGCTGAAAATCCCCTTCTCGAACCCGAAGAAAGTCTGCTGGACGAAATTGGGGAGCGGGAGGAAAGCAGCGCCGAAATCGACGAGCCGCCTGATTCTTGGGATGAAATTGGGGATGAAATTGGGGATGAGTTTGGGGATGAATTTGATGACAATTTAACTGATTCCCTGGAAACCATCCAATCGTCCGGCAGTGATGATGTGGCGGTTGTTGAGGATACCTCCCTCGATACGGATTATGACAACCTAACAGATGGCGATATCCCGGCGGGTCCGGTCTTAGATGATGCGCCAGCAGCTTCCGCCTTTGAGGATTGGGGCAGTGGCGGGTCAACCGGTTTTGATGGGCCCATGCCAGAACTGGAAGAAACGCTTTCTGAAGAAGTAAGCTTCCGCGATCATCTCCAGGGCCAGCTTAGTCTGCATGTCAGTGATCCTATTGATCGGATGATAGCCGTGTATTTGATCGATATGGTTGATGAGGCCGGGTACCTCACAGAACCCCTTCAACCAGTCGCCGATATGCTTGATTGTGATGTAGCGCGCGTTGAGGTGGTTTTGGAACTCCTTAGAAACTTTGATCCCCCAGGTGCGTTTGCCAGGGATCTAAGAGATTGTTTGGCCCTGCAACTGGCGGATAAGAACCGACTAGACCCTGCCATGGCGGCGTTGGTGGAGAACCTGGACCTTGTTGCCAAGCAAGACGTTGAGGGTTTGGTTCGGGTTTGTGGTGTCGATGCAGAAGACATCGCCGACATGGTGGATGAAATTAGGCAGTTAAACCCGAAACCAGCAGAACCATTTGAACACATAATTTCACAGCCGATCACGCCAGATGTTCTGATGAGAGCGAAGGCCGGCGGTGGTTGGATCATTGAGTTAAATCCTGAAACCTTGCCCAGAGTTTTGGTTAATAACAGCTACTACGCTCAGATCACCAAGGCCACCCATAGCAAGCAGGACAAGCAGTATATTGTCGAAAGATTTCAATCGGCGAATTGGTTGGTTAAAAGCCTGCATCAGCGTGCGACCACAATCCTCAAAGTTTCGACGGAGTTGGTCCAGCAACAGGATGGATTTTTCACCAAGGGCGTGCAGCACTTAAAACCCCTTGTTTTACGCGATATAGCGGACGTGATCGACATGCATGAAAGTACGGTCAGTCGGGTGACATCCAATAAATTTATTGCAACGCCACGGGGAATTTTCGAATTAAAATACTTTTTCACCACCGCCATTGGCAGTTCATCTGGCGGGGAAGCCCATTCAGCTGAATCGGTGCGCTATAGAATTAAAACCCTGATTGACGAAGAATCATCTAAAAAAATTCTTTCCGACGATAAAATTGTCGATATATTACGAGTGGAAGGCATAGACATCGCCCGGCGCACGGTCGCGAAATACCGCGAAGCCATGGGAATTGGCTCTTCCGTGCACCGCCGCAGGGAGAAATCAGGGGCGCTTCGCTAATCGGCGTAATTATAATTCCAATTTTAATCGTTTCAGGGTAAAATTGGTTATTATCTTACTCTTGACAACATTGGGTCCCGGCACTACTTTCCGGCCCTTCTTGAAAGCGAGGGCAAATGAAATGGTTCCAGATCGTGGGGCCTAGTTCAAATCTGACCCGCAAAGAGACTTAAATTTCGGATTAATTCACTTAGGACGGCTATAAAGATTATAGCTGCAGTACGGCGGCATTTAATGGATATTACAGTTAAGGGTAACAAAACGGACATCGGCGAGGCTCTCAAGGGCCATGTTGAGGACAATCTTCAAATCACCGTTAAGAAATATTTCGCGCAAGCGTTAAAAGCTCATGTCGTGTTTTCGCGGGAAGGGCATTCATTTCGAGTGGAAATCTCAGTTCATGCAGGACGGGGCATGGACATGATGGGCGGCGCCGAAAATGATGACGCGTATGCCGCTTTCGACAATGCACTGGGGCGGATCTCAAAGCAACTCAGGCGCTACAAACGGCGGATCAACAATCATCATAAATCCCGCACAAATGATGACCTGTTGCCAGCACAGAGTTATGTCATTGCACCTGAGCACGATCAGGAAGAGGTGCCGGAAGAAGCGACGCCTGTGATTATCGCGGAAATGCCGGAACAAATCGCAACCTTATCGGTTGGTGAGGCCGTCATGCGTATGGACTTGGCAGATGTGCCGGTTGTGATGTTCCGAAATCATTCAAATGGTGGACTGAACGTTGTCTACCGCCGTTCCGATGGAAATGTTGGCTGGATTGATCCCGGCGCTTTAGAAAAGTAAAATAAATTATGGAAATCGTGGATCTAATTTCAACGGAAAGTGTGGTCGCTAATCTTCACGCCACGAGCAAGAAACAGGCCTTACAAGACTTAGCGCGTCGTGCTGCGGAGATCGCTGGGTTGCAAGAGCGTGCCGTGTTCGATGTGTTAATTGAACGCGAGCGACTGGGGACCACGGGTGTTGGTAACGGGATTGCAATTCCCCATGGCAAGCTTTCAAATCTGGATAAGCTCTATGGTTTGTTTGCCCGTCTGGAAAGGCCTGTTGATTTCAATGCAATTGACGAAAAACCGGTCGATTTGATTTTTTTACTTCTGGCACCCGAAACCGCTGGTGCTGACCACTTAAAGGCATTGGCCCGGGTATCGCGCTTGTTGCGAGATGCAACCATTTGCGAAAAGCTGCGCGGAACTGAAACTTCAGAAGCCCTTTATGCGCTGTTGACCCATTCGATGGAACATCGGGCGGCTTAGGCGTCCCGTTCAACATCAATTACTTTGGCTTTTTTGGCTGATGCACTCGCGGCACTACTGCTCTCAATTTTTATAGAGCGAACTTCCGGTTCTGGAATTTGGCGTTCTAGATCAATATGTAACAAGCCATTGTCCATCGTCGCGACAGTGATCTCAATCCCTTCTGCCAACACAAAACTACGCTGAAATTGGCGCGCAGCGATTCCCCGGTGCAAAAAGATCCGATCAGAGTCATCGTCATTATTGTGGCCTCGGATGACCAATTGATTGTCCTCAACAGAGACACTTAGATCATCCATGGAAAAGCCGGCGACAGCCAAGGTGATGCGGAGGCTATGCTCCCCAACTTGTTCAATATTATAAGGTGGGTAGCCCTCAGCCGACATTTTTGACGCTTGATCGAGCATGCGCTCGAAATGATCAAACCCAAGCATGAGCGGACTGTTAAAACCCGAAAATCGTGGCACGATATCGTCCTCCTCTTTAGAGCAAGCACGTTAAAATATGTGAGGGGTCCGCGTCTTGGCACCCCACCGGCGGCTATTCAGCCCGTCGGATTGCCCATAATATTGGGTGGAAGCAGCGCTGCGTCAAGTACGCTGAGGACACCATAAGTTCCAAAAACATGGCCAAATTGCCATCATCATCGAAAAAAAGCCAAACATTATACCTTGTTTAACCTTATTTAATGACTATTCCTGTGAATTACCGAGTAAACTAGTCGGCGGAAGGAAAGAAGTTCGTGCTGTTAACGATGTCACGGATTGCCCTGGGGGTGACCGTCCTATTTATATCTTCATCCGTTTTTGCGGATTCATCGCTGCCGAAATCTCAATTCGGTGACGCGAATACGCTTGTTCTGGCTCAGGCTGATACACAATCGTCTGGACCCAATCAGGGGGCCCCTGCTGGGGCTGCGCCTAATACCTGGGACTATATGCGGTCATTTCTGGTCCAGTCTCAGCCTTATGTTGCACGGGCCGATGATTTGCCAGTTGCTATTCCGGAAGGGAGTTCAGCAGCTCCTATTCCAGTACCCGTTGCGCCTTTATCCCCGACGGTTGTTCAGACATTTAGTCCCGCGCCTCAGACGTCTCCTCAGCCGTCTCCTGGAACCGCTCCTGAACCAGCCCCCGCATCAAATGACGGAATTAGCGATGATTTTGATGTTAAACCGGAAGACTACAATGATCCGTTTGAACCCATCAATCGGGTAATTTTTGGGTTCAACGAGTTCTTCTACCAGTACATTTTGGGGCCGACGAGCCATGTCTACAAAAATTATACGCCTGATTTCTTTCAGGATATGGTGGGTAGTCTTCTCGGAAACTTACATGAACCGCTTGTGTTATTGAACGACCTTTTGCAATTCGAAGGGGAGCGCGCTTTGGTGTCCGCAGGTCGATTGGTGACAAACTCTGTCTTTGGAATCGGCGGGTTGTTTGACGTTGCTGCTAAATTGGACTTAGAAGGTCATAAGGAAGACTTAGGCCAAACCTTTGCAGTTTGGGGTGTGGGCGAGGGATTCTATATTGTCGTGCCCTTTTTGGGGCCATCAAATCCACGGGATATCCTGGGGCAATCCGTCGAAGGATATTTTAACCCCCTGAACCGTTGGGTCGATAATACAGGGCGAGACTACATAACCTATGCCCGATCAGCGGCAAGTGGAATTCATCTTTATTCGCAGGTCGTTGACGAGCTTGATGAAATTCGTGAAACCTCGGTGGATTACTATGCCACCATTCGCAGCCTTGCCCGACAGCGTCGGAAATCAGAAATTTTAAATGGCCAAGTCGACGAATTGCCGCCCATTCCAGATATGGACTTCGGAATTGGGGCTGAGGGTAAGCCTGTGCCAAGTTACTAAAGAGCAATAAATTATTGCGGGAACCAGCATACGAAATGTTTTTGATCTCAATGTGTTAATGTTATGCTTTGGCTATGTCAGACGAATCTTTTGATCGTTTAAAAATCGGAATTGGTGAACGGCTATTTCGAGAGGGAGAGCCGGGTGATCGTGCCTATATTGTTCAGTCGGGCACATTAAAAGTTACCAAGACCGACAATAATGATATCCAAAAAACAATCGCAACGGTCAAGGCGGGCGCAATAATTGGCGAGATGGCACTGATCGATGATCAACCCCGCGGAGCCACGGCGATCGCGTTGGAAGATACTATGCTCACGGTAATCAGCGCTAAAGCATTTAAGACACGTCTGAAATCAACTGATCCTGTGGTATTCCGGCTGTTAACAATTTTTGCCAAACGGCTACGTGATCAAAATGAAATTATCATGAAACTTGGTCCCTAGAGGTAGGACATATTAGACTCATACCGATGGTGCTTAAGTCTTAATATCGAGCAAACGATCCACATCCAAAACAACCATAAGCTGCCCCTCTAGCCGATAGACGCCGAGAGCAAATTCGCTCCATGCAGGGTCTAAGGTGCTGGGATTACCTTCGAACATTTCGGTAGATACGCTCAAGACGTCACCGATTTTATCAACCATCAGCGTATAAAGATCGTGTTCCTGTTCGATGGTAACGCCCATCATTTTCCGGTCTTGATCATTTTCTTTGGACTTTGGCATACCCAAGCGCTGGCGAATATCAACAACGGTAACAATACGACCACGAAGGTTAATCGAGCCCAAGACTTCTGGCGGGGCTAGCGGGATTGGTTCAATTTTCTCCAACATCAGAATATCTTGCACCATTAAGATCGGTGTCCCGAACATCTGATCGCCAACCATGAAGGTGACAAAATCTTCTAGATGCTCATCCAGGAGACCGCCCACTTCACGGCCATCTACTGTCGCCAAATCGTTTGCCATGTACTTAACCTCTATATCCGACTGAATTTGTAATAATTATAATATCAAGTGGCCGACACAAAATAGTAGTAAAATTATTCGTATGCTATGATTTATTTCCTTAACAGGGCCTCACGATCCGCCATTCTACTTGGGAATGATCGGTACCAACACGTAAGGAGCCCTATCTTGACCGAAATGTAGCGTTACGTCACTGCCAAATATTTCCGGCGGACGATCCTGGGCATCATCATGCAAGAAAGGGCCGACTCCCGT
This sequence is a window from Rhodospirillaceae bacterium. Protein-coding genes within it:
- the lptB gene encoding LPS export ABC transporter ATP-binding protein, producing the protein MTDITRDPTGSPKPIQGSKKGPKLVADNQGLFAKNLGKRFKKRPVVRGVSLSIQRGEVIGLLGPNGAGKTTCFYMITGLISPDYGTVIIDGHDITDLPMYRRARLGIGYLPQEASIFRGLSVENNILAVLEVVEKDGDRREAILEALLAEFSITHLRRAPALALSGGERRRVEIARALATNPHFILLDEPFAGIDPIAVGDIRDLVMHLKTRGIGVLITDHNVRETLDVIDRAYIIHDGMVLMEGAPSDIVGNADVRRIYLGDRFNL
- the rpoN gene encoding RNA polymerase factor sigma-54 — protein: MAISPRLELRVGQTLVMTPQLQQAIKLLQYSNIELAEFVENELAENPLLEPEESLLDEIGEREESSAEIDEPPDSWDEIGDEIGDEFGDEFDDNLTDSLETIQSSGSDDVAVVEDTSLDTDYDNLTDGDIPAGPVLDDAPAASAFEDWGSGGSTGFDGPMPELEETLSEEVSFRDHLQGQLSLHVSDPIDRMIAVYLIDMVDEAGYLTEPLQPVADMLDCDVARVEVVLELLRNFDPPGAFARDLRDCLALQLADKNRLDPAMAALVENLDLVAKQDVEGLVRVCGVDAEDIADMVDEIRQLNPKPAEPFEHIISQPITPDVLMRAKAGGGWIIELNPETLPRVLVNNSYYAQITKATHSKQDKQYIVERFQSANWLVKSLHQRATTILKVSTELVQQQDGFFTKGVQHLKPLVLRDIADVIDMHESTVSRVTSNKFIATPRGIFELKYFFTTAIGSSSGGEAHSAESVRYRIKTLIDEESSKKILSDDKIVDILRVEGIDIARRTVAKYREAMGIGSSVHRRREKSGALR
- the raiA gene encoding ribosome-associated translation inhibitor RaiA, which encodes MDITVKGNKTDIGEALKGHVEDNLQITVKKYFAQALKAHVVFSREGHSFRVEISVHAGRGMDMMGGAENDDAYAAFDNALGRISKQLRRYKRRINNHHKSRTNDDLLPAQSYVIAPEHDQEEVPEEATPVIIAEMPEQIATLSVGEAVMRMDLADVPVVMFRNHSNGGLNVVYRRSDGNVGWIDPGALEK
- the ptsN gene encoding PTS IIA-like nitrogen regulatory protein PtsN; the protein is MEIVDLISTESVVANLHATSKKQALQDLARRAAEIAGLQERAVFDVLIERERLGTTGVGNGIAIPHGKLSNLDKLYGLFARLERPVDFNAIDEKPVDLIFLLLAPETAGADHLKALARVSRLLRDATICEKLRGTETSEALYALLTHSMEHRAA
- a CDS encoding Hsp20 family protein — protein: MLGFDHFERMLDQASKMSAEGYPPYNIEQVGEHSLRITLAVAGFSMDDLSVSVEDNQLVIRGHNNDDDSDRIFLHRGIAARQFQRSFVLAEGIEITVATMDNGLLHIDLERQIPEPEVRSIKIESSSAASASAKKAKVIDVERDA
- a CDS encoding VacJ family lipoprotein, producing the protein MLLTMSRIALGVTVLFISSSVFADSSLPKSQFGDANTLVLAQADTQSSGPNQGAPAGAAPNTWDYMRSFLVQSQPYVARADDLPVAIPEGSSAAPIPVPVAPLSPTVVQTFSPAPQTSPQPSPGTAPEPAPASNDGISDDFDVKPEDYNDPFEPINRVIFGFNEFFYQYILGPTSHVYKNYTPDFFQDMVGSLLGNLHEPLVLLNDLLQFEGERALVSAGRLVTNSVFGIGGLFDVAAKLDLEGHKEDLGQTFAVWGVGEGFYIVVPFLGPSNPRDILGQSVEGYFNPLNRWVDNTGRDYITYARSAASGIHLYSQVVDELDEIRETSVDYYATIRSLARQRRKSEILNGQVDELPPIPDMDFGIGAEGKPVPSY
- a CDS encoding cyclic nucleotide-binding domain-containing protein → MSDESFDRLKIGIGERLFREGEPGDRAYIVQSGTLKVTKTDNNDIQKTIATVKAGAIIGEMALIDDQPRGATAIALEDTMLTVISAKAFKTRLKSTDPVVFRLLTIFAKRLRDQNEIIMKLGP
- a CDS encoding chemotaxis protein CheW codes for the protein MANDLATVDGREVGGLLDEHLEDFVTFMVGDQMFGTPILMVQDILMLEKIEPIPLAPPEVLGSINLRGRIVTVVDIRQRLGMPKSKENDQDRKMMGVTIEQEHDLYTLMVDKIGDVLSVSTEMFEGNPSTLDPAWSEFALGVYRLEGQLMVVLDVDRLLDIKT